In one window of Vulpes vulpes isolate BD-2025 chromosome 1, VulVul3, whole genome shotgun sequence DNA:
- the PRPF31 gene encoding U4/U6 small nuclear ribonucleoprotein Prp31 has translation MSLADELLADLEEAAEEEEGGSYGEEEEEPAIEDVQEETQLDLSGDSVKSIAKLWDSKMFAEIMMKIEEYISKQAKASEVMGPVEAAPEYRVIVDANNLTVEIENELNIIHKFIRDKYSKRFPELESLVPNALDYIRTVKELGNSLDKCKNNENLQQILTNATIMVVSVTASTTQGQQLSEEELERLEEACDMALELNASKHRIYEYVESRMSFIAPNLSIIIGASTAAKIMGVAGGLTNLSKMPACNIMLLGAQRKTLSGFSSTSVLPHTGYIYHSDIVQSLPPDLRRKAARLVAAKCTLAARVDSFHESTEGKVGYELKDEIERKFDKWQEPPPVKQVKPLPAPLDGQRKKRGGRRYRKMKERLGLTEIRKQANRMSFGEIEEDAYQEDLGFSLGHLGKSGSGRVRQTQVNEATKARISKTLQRTLQKQSVVYGGKSTIRDRSSGTASSVAFTPLQGLEIVNPQAAEKKVAEANQKYFSSMAEFLKVKGEKSGIMST, from the exons ATGTCTCTGGCAGATGAGCTTCTGGCCGACCTTGAGGAGGcggcagaggaggaagaaggaggaagctatggggaggaagaagaggagccaGCAATCGAGGATGTGCAGGAGGAGACGCAGCTGGATCTTTCTGGGGATTCAGTCAAGAGTATCGCCAAGCTGTGGGACAGCAAGATG TTTGCTGAGATCATGATGAAGATTGAGGAGTATATCAGCAAGCAGGCCAAGGCCTCGGAAG TGATGGGACCTGTTGAGGCGGCCCCTGAATACCGAGTCATCGTGGATGCTAACAACCTGACCGTGGAGATCGAGAATGAGCTGA ACATCATCCATAAGTTCATCCGGGATAAGTACTCAAAGCGCTTCCCTGAACTGGAGTCTCTGGTCCCTAATGCACTGGATTACATCCGCACGGTCAAG GAGCTGGGCAACAGCCTGGACAAGTGCAAGAATAACGAAAACCTACAGCAGATCCTAACCAACGCCACCATCATGGTCGTCAGCGTGACTGCCTCCACCACCCAAGG GCAGCAGCTGTCAGAGGAGGAGCTAGAGCGGCTGGAGGAGGCCTGTGACATGGCACTAGAGCTGAACGCCTCCAAGCACCGCATCTACGAATATGTGGAGTCTCGGATGTCCTTCATCGCACCCAACCTCTCCATCATCATTGGGGCATCCACAGCTGCTAAGATCATGG GGGTGGCTGGGGGCCTGACCAACCTCTCCAAGATGCCCGCCTGCAACATCATGCTGCTTGGGGCCCAGCGGAAGACACTGTCCGGCTTCTCGTCCACGTCTGTGCTGCCCCACACTGGTTACATCTACCACAGCGACATTGTGCAGTCTCTGCCCCCG GATCTCCGGCGGAAAGCGGCTCGGCTGGTGGCTGCCAAGTGCACACTGGCAGCCCGTGTGGACAGCTTCCACGAGAGCACAGAAGGGAAG GTGGGCTATGAGCTGAAGGATGAGATTGAGCGCAAGTTTGACAAATGGCAGGAGCCGCCGCCCGTGAAGCAGGTGAAGCCCCTGCCTGCACCCCTGGATGGGCAGCGCAAGAAGCGAGGCGGCCGCAG GTACCGCAAGATGAAGGAGCGGCTAGGGCTGACCGAGATCCGGAAGCAGGCCAACCGCATGAGCTTCGGAGAG ATCGAGGAAGACGCCTACCAAGAGGACCTGGGCTTCAGCCTGGGCCATCTGGGCAAATCAGGCAGCGGGCGGGTACGGCAGACACAGGTGAACGAGGCCACCAAAGCCAGGATCTCTAAGACACTGCAG CGGACCCTGCAGAAACAGAGTGTCGTGTATGGCGGGAAGTCCACCATCCGTGACCGCTCCTCAGGGACTGCTTCCAGTGTGGCTTTCACCCCTTTGCAG GGCCTAGAGATTGTGAACCCACAAGCAGCTGAGAAGAAGGTGGCTGAAGCCAACCAGAAGTATTTCTCCAGCATGGCCGAGTTCCTCAAGGTCAAGGGCGAGAAAAGCGGCATCATGTCCACCTGA